From Penicillium psychrofluorescens genome assembly, chromosome: 1, one genomic window encodes:
- a CDS encoding uncharacterized protein (ID:PFLUO_000080-T1.cds;~source:funannotate), producing the protein MDKLQQYSQSALARLPEPAQQVLRTPLAQKALGVVIALALLRSTNNFLTRWSMNNWRRNGPWRSERELILITGGSSGIGKQVVEDLAKTGVRIVVLDINEPAEAFPANVAFYHADITSSASIADVAATIRSKHGEPTVLVNNAGVGHDGTILEEPEAKIRQSFEVNTISHFLMVKEFLPAMVRANHGHVVTIASMASFVAVGEMADYCASKASALAFHETLRQELRYWYQAPNVRTSIVHPLWVRTPMIKVLTDNEAHFRQPIMTPQIVSDAICKQILTQNSGQVVLPGHASGVKLVRALPTWMQEGVRSLVSGNMYKMRQLQKRDQQQGK; encoded by the coding sequence ATGGACAAGCTGCAACAATATTCGCAATCCGCGCTGGCGCGGCTGCCCGAGCCCGCCCAGCAGGTGTTGCGCACGCCGCTCGCCCAGAAAGCGCTCGGtgtcgtcatcgccctcgccctGCTTCGCTCCACCAACAACTTCCTGACGCGCTGGAGCATGAACAATTGGCGGCGCAATGGGCCCTGGCGCTCCGAGCGGGagctcatcctcatcaccggcggcagcagcggcatTGGCAAGCAGGTTGTAGAAGATCTCGCTAAGACCGGCGTGCGCATTGTGGTGCTGGATATCAATGAGCCTGCAGAGGCGTTCCCCGCGAACGTGGCATTCTACCACGCCGATATCACCTCGTCCGCGAGCATCGCCGACGTGGCGGCGACCATTCGGAGCAAGCATGGTGAGCCGACAGTCCTGGTCAACAACGCTGGCGTGGGCCACGACGGCACGATCCTCGAGGAACCCGAGGCGAAGATCCGTCAGTCCTTCGAAGTCAATACGATTTCGCATTTCCTGATGGTCAAGGAATTCCTGCCGGCCATGGTTCGGGCCAACCACGGCCACGTCGTGACGAttgccagcatggccagctTTGTCGCAGTGGGCGAGATGGCCGACTATTGCGCCTCCAAAGCGAGTGCCTTGGCTTTCCATGAGACCTTGCGTCAGGAGCTTCGCTACTGGTATCAGGCGCCGAATGTGCGCACCAGCATTGTCCACCCGCTGTGGGTGCGCACGCCCATGATCAAGGTCTTGACCGACAACGAAGCCCACTTCCGCCAGCCCATCATGACGCCCCAGATTGTCTCCGACGCCATCTGCAAACAGATCCTGACGCAGAACAGCGGCCAGGTGGTCCTGCCCGGCCATGCCTCCGGCGTCAAGCTTGTGCGAGCTTTGCCTACTTGGATGCAGGAGGGCGTGCGATCCCTCGTCTCTGGCAACATGTACAAGATGCGCCAATTACAGAAGCGCGATCAGCAGCAGGGCAAATAG